The proteins below come from a single Miscanthus floridulus cultivar M001 chromosome 1, ASM1932011v1, whole genome shotgun sequence genomic window:
- the LOC136457919 gene encoding uncharacterized protein codes for MRRAAVVAALASLLAGVAARAGAVTFSATNAASSTVGGKRFGRDVGVAYSRRVLSDAASFCWKTFSQPSPGSRKPVSSVSLVVEDIDGVAFRSANGIHLSAQYVGNYSGDVKTEVTGVLYHETTHVWQWNGQGHANGGLIEGIADYARLKAGYAPGHWVKPGQGDRWDQGYDVTARFLDYCDSLKPGFVALLNAKMKDGYTDDFFAQILGNTVQQLWQDYKANYV; via the exons ATGAGGCGTGCCGCCGTCGTAGCAGCGCTCGCTTCTCTCCTGGCCGGCGTGGCGGCCAGGGCCGGCGCGGTCACGTTCAGCGCGACGAACGCCGCGTCGAGCACAGTGGGCGGCAAGCGGTTCGGCCGGGATGTCGGCGTCGCATACTCGAGGCGAGTGCTCTCGGACGCCGCCTCCTTTTGCTGGAAGACCTTCAGCCAGCCCAGCCCCGGCAGCCGCAAGCCCGTCAGCTCCGTCAGCCTCGTCGTCGAGGACATCGACGGCGTGGCCTTCAGGAGCGCCAACGGGATCCACCTCAGCGCCCAGTACGTCGGCAACTACTCCGGCGACGTGAAAACAGAG GTCACCGGCGTGCTGTACCACGAGACGACGCACGTGTGGCAGTGGAACGGGCAGGGGCACGCGAACGGCGGCCTCATCGAGGGCATCGCCGACTACGCCCGGCTGAAGGCGGGGTACGCGCCGGGGCACTGGGTGAAGCCGGGGCAGGGAGACCGATGGGATCAGGGGTACGATGTCACGGCGAGGTTCCTGGACTACTGCGACTCGCTGAAGCCGGGCTTCGTCGCGCTGCTCAACGCCAAGATGAAGGACGGCTACACCGACGATTTCTTCGCTCAGATCCTGGGGAACACCGTGCAGCAGCTGTGGCAGGACTACAAGGCCAACTACGTGTGA
- the LOC136457909 gene encoding uncharacterized protein, translated as MAIPNYTYLKLKMLGPNGIITMSNDFSHAFTCDLEHFELATVVINSSELPQLGKSSTPAVLDCNKPTSSTVFCPLEETKAVGIDPTNPTKTVRIGTQLSAK; from the coding sequence atggcaatccctaactacacctacctcaagctgaagatgttggGACCGAACGGCATCATCACCATGAGCAATGACTTTTCacatgccttcacgtgcgacctcgagcattttgagcttgccaccgtggtcatcaactcatccgagctcccgcagctcgggaagtcatcaaccccagcagttctggactgcaacaaaccaacctcctcgacggtCTTCtgcccgctcgaggaaaccaaggcggtgggaatcgaccccaccaacccaactAAGACGGTTCGGATCGGGACCCAactctcggccaaatag
- the LOC136485382 gene encoding uncharacterized protein, which produces MNKLHVATVASLLALAATTAGAVTFDATNTASNTPGGQRFDQVVGLDYAKQVLSDASTFIWNTFNQPSPADRNPVDAVTLVVEDIGGVAFTSANGIHLSAQYVGNYSGDVKTEVTGVLYHEVTHVWQWDGQGQANGGLIEGIADYVRLKAGYAPGHWVKPGQGDRWDQGYDITARFLDYCDSLKPGFVALLNAKMKDGYTDDFFAQILGNTVQQLWQDYKAKYGG; this is translated from the exons ATGAACAAGCTTCACGTCGCCACGGTGGCTTCCCTCCTGGCGCTGGCCGCAACGACGGCCGGCGCCGTCACGTTCGATGCGACCAACACGGCGTCCAACACCCCCGGCGGCCAGCGGTTCGACCAGGTCGTCGGCCTCGACTATGCCAAGCAGGTCCTCTCCGACGCGTCCACGTTCATCTGGAACACCTTCAACCAGCCCAGCCCCGCCGACCGCAATCCCGTCGACGCGGTGACCCTCGTCGTCGAGGACATCGGCGGCGTGGCCTTCACGAGCGCCAACGGGATCCACCTCAGCGCCCAGTACGTCGGCAACTACTCCGGCGACGTGAAAACAGAG GTCACCGGCGTGCTGTACCACGAGGTAACGCACGTGTGGCAGTGGGACGGGCAGGGGCAGGCGAACGGCGGCCTCATCGAGGGCATCGCCGACTACGTCCGGCTGAAGGCGGGGTACGCGCCGGGGCACTGGGTGAAGCCGGGGCAGGGAGACCGGTGGGATCAGGGGTACGACATCACGGCGAGGTTCCTGGACTACTGCGACTCGCTGAAGCCGGGCTTCGTCGCGCTGCTCAACGCCAAGATGAAGGACGGCTACACCGACGATTTCTTCGCTCAGATCCTGGGGAACACCGTGCAGCAGCTGTGGCAGGACTACAAGGCTAAGTACGGGGGCTGA